In Edaphobacter paludis, a single window of DNA contains:
- a CDS encoding tetratricopeptide repeat protein gives MNRLAALFLSCNLACGGTALLAAQAVSPEVQTLYQHARTAQAADDNASAVADYTKILRLAPGLGAAYNNLGRLYYNMGRYTDAIPVLVRGLRVDPSMHPAEIILGASYYQTGSYDKAALALQTALKSMPDDRFARITLAHTLIAQNKPEDAVQQLRRLTNNDPKDQEAWYLLGKLQLQLSQQAFEQVHSIDPDSPLSHELSGEIMESMKNIPGAVTEYKKALELAPTDAGAMEHLANAYWNAGEWEQARDSFTTILQHDANNCIAHWKLANTLDELNAAAPDALKQVDAALATCPSLAQGRVERARILLRLGRPADSLPELLNAEKAAPDEPSVQILLAKVYRALGDPTHAAAADAKFKQLLQAEHTGKENHAAEVIRANP, from the coding sequence ATGAATCGACTCGCCGCACTCTTTTTATCTTGTAATCTAGCTTGCGGTGGAACCGCTCTCCTGGCGGCGCAGGCCGTATCGCCGGAGGTGCAAACCCTCTATCAGCACGCGCGAACCGCTCAGGCTGCGGATGACAATGCCAGTGCTGTAGCGGACTACACTAAAATTCTTCGCCTCGCCCCAGGGTTAGGCGCGGCCTATAACAACCTTGGACGGCTTTACTACAACATGGGACGCTATACCGACGCCATTCCCGTTCTCGTGCGCGGCCTGCGTGTAGATCCTTCCATGCATCCTGCCGAGATCATCCTCGGTGCCAGCTACTATCAAACGGGATCGTACGACAAGGCTGCGCTGGCACTCCAAACCGCGTTGAAATCCATGCCCGACGATCGTTTTGCCAGAATCACGCTGGCTCACACCTTGATCGCGCAGAACAAGCCCGAAGACGCAGTGCAGCAGCTTCGACGTCTAACTAACAACGACCCGAAGGATCAGGAAGCCTGGTACCTGCTCGGCAAATTGCAGCTACAACTCTCTCAGCAGGCATTCGAGCAAGTCCATTCCATCGACCCTGACTCGCCTCTATCGCACGAACTCTCCGGCGAAATCATGGAGAGCATGAAAAATATTCCCGGAGCCGTTACCGAGTACAAAAAGGCGCTTGAGCTCGCACCCACGGATGCGGGAGCAATGGAACACCTCGCAAACGCCTACTGGAACGCCGGCGAATGGGAACAGGCACGAGATAGTTTCACCACCATCCTTCAGCACGACGCCAATAACTGCATCGCCCATTGGAAGTTGGCAAACACCCTAGACGAACTGAATGCAGCCGCGCCCGACGCACTGAAACAGGTGGATGCAGCCCTTGCGACCTGCCCTTCGCTTGCCCAGGGTAGAGTCGAGCGGGCACGAATATTGTTACGACTTGGCCGGCCTGCCGACTCGCTGCCCGAGTTGCTCAATGCCGAAAAAGCCGCGCCCGACGAGCCCTCAGTCCAGATTCTTCTCGCAAAGGTCTACAGGGCACTCGGAGATCCCACTCACGCCGCGGCAGCCGACGCAAAGTTCAAGCAGTTGCTCCAGGCTGAGCACACCGGTAAAGAGAACCATGCGGCTGAAGTAATTCGCGCAAATCCCTAG
- a CDS encoding TetR/AcrR family transcriptional regulator — translation MARPRSIQAHRKVVEAAAELFSEHGIDATSMDAIAESSGVSKATIYKHWPDKDALCLEVLGFVHGLDEKPPIFDSGDFRTDLIGQLRYQPAADRKAMKDKIWPHLMAYSARNRAFGAAWRAKVLEPARIGLAATIKRGEKLGALRTGIDPEVGIALLLGPMMYRHIFAQRLGQNAPKDLEVHVADAFLAAFAKQSRKDQKPSTRKQVRR, via the coding sequence ATGGCACGACCCAGAAGCATTCAGGCACACCGTAAAGTTGTGGAAGCAGCCGCTGAATTATTCTCCGAGCATGGCATCGATGCCACCAGCATGGATGCCATCGCCGAATCCTCCGGCGTAAGCAAAGCCACCATCTACAAGCACTGGCCCGACAAGGACGCGCTCTGCCTCGAAGTCCTCGGCTTCGTCCACGGCCTCGACGAAAAGCCTCCCATCTTCGACTCCGGCGACTTTCGCACCGACCTCATCGGCCAGCTACGCTACCAGCCCGCAGCCGATCGCAAAGCGATGAAGGACAAGATCTGGCCGCACCTGATGGCCTACAGCGCACGCAACCGTGCCTTCGGCGCAGCCTGGCGAGCGAAGGTGCTCGAACCGGCACGCATCGGCCTCGCCGCCACCATCAAGCGCGGCGAAAAACTAGGCGCTCTAAGGACCGGCATCGATCCCGAAGTCGGCATCGCCCTTCTCCTCGGCCCCATGATGTACCGCCACATCTTCGCGCAACGCTTAGGCCAGAACGCCCCCAAAGACCTCGAAGTCCACGTAGCCGACGCCTTCCTAGCCGCCTTCGCAAAACAGTCACGCAAAGATCAGAAGCCCTCCACCAGAAAACAAGTTAGACGCTAG
- a CDS encoding LacI family DNA-binding transcriptional regulator → MKKAPPPTPKLSDVARLAGVGNATVSRVLNGRMHVSEETNRRVKQAIHDLSYSPNRIARSLKGATSGMIGMIVPSISDMFFSQCAEAVESVARENGSLLIVMASHDDPSIEFENLQLLLIHRIDGLILASAQTRNTKLHEKLSGLTVPVVGLDRPLREANIPSVISENRKGAKAATEHLLLHGYGKVLCIHIKPELYPIQERLHGYVEAMHEAGLEPLLYKAENAADAEACIKKHIDSEKGTIAVFAANNLAARFTWEALRMLHLAIPSQVAMLCFDDFDLADSLTPPMSVVQQTIDDLGRTAAELLFRRMRGQTEGVPQSNNDPLRLPTQLVIRESCGCHLTMDTTH, encoded by the coding sequence ATGAAAAAGGCACCTCCTCCCACCCCGAAGTTGAGTGATGTTGCCCGTCTGGCTGGGGTAGGCAATGCGACCGTTTCGAGAGTTCTAAACGGACGCATGCATGTGAGCGAAGAGACGAACCGGCGTGTGAAGCAGGCGATCCACGATCTAAGCTACAGCCCCAATCGAATCGCTCGGAGCCTTAAGGGCGCGACTTCCGGCATGATAGGGATGATCGTTCCCAGTATCTCGGACATGTTCTTTTCGCAATGCGCCGAAGCGGTTGAGAGTGTCGCCAGGGAAAATGGCTCTCTTCTTATCGTGATGGCCTCGCATGACGATCCGTCGATCGAGTTTGAGAATTTACAGCTATTGCTTATTCATCGGATTGACGGGCTGATTCTTGCCTCGGCGCAAACCCGCAACACTAAGTTACATGAGAAGCTGAGTGGTCTGACAGTCCCGGTGGTCGGGTTGGACCGCCCATTACGTGAAGCTAATATTCCTTCCGTTATCAGTGAAAACCGTAAGGGGGCGAAGGCAGCAACTGAGCACTTGCTGTTACATGGTTATGGAAAGGTGCTCTGCATTCATATCAAGCCGGAGTTATATCCAATTCAGGAGCGGTTGCATGGATATGTCGAGGCGATGCATGAGGCTGGTCTTGAACCGCTGCTATATAAGGCCGAAAACGCGGCAGATGCAGAGGCCTGCATCAAGAAGCATATCGACTCGGAAAAAGGGACGATCGCTGTCTTTGCTGCGAATAATCTAGCGGCACGTTTTACATGGGAGGCGCTGCGCATGCTTCACCTTGCAATTCCAAGTCAGGTCGCAATGCTTTGCTTCGATGACTTCGATCTTGCCGATAGCCTTACACCACCGATGAGTGTCGTCCAGCAGACCATAGACGACTTGGGACGCACGGCTGCGGAGCTATTATTTCGAAGGATGCGAGGTCAGACGGAGGGTGTTCCGCAGTCAAACAACGATCCGCTGCGCTTGCCGACGCAACTTGTGATTCGAGAGTCCTGCGGATGCCATCTGACAATGGATACTACGCATTGA
- a CDS encoding HAD family hydrolase: MSRKGNPTRHPANQTLLIDADDTLWENNVYFERAIASFISYLDHRVYTAEQVRERLNSVERATISARGYGLHSFRHSLITCFEQLTDRPLTHDKHARIVSFAQSIADQEIELLPHVAETLADLATRHRLILVTKGDPSEQTDKLRRSGLAAHFSAVEVLPEKHHAAYRSLSAHHGCEANITWMIGNSPKSDINPAFAAGLNAIFIPHDLTWALEHENINHPPAGRQFLELAHFAELTHHF, translated from the coding sequence ATGTCCCGAAAAGGCAACCCAACCCGTCACCCCGCCAATCAGACACTGCTCATCGATGCAGACGACACGCTCTGGGAAAACAACGTCTACTTCGAGCGCGCCATCGCCTCCTTCATCTCCTATCTCGACCACCGCGTCTACACGGCCGAGCAGGTCCGCGAGCGCCTCAACAGTGTCGAACGAGCCACTATCTCCGCTCGCGGCTACGGTCTCCACAGCTTTCGCCACTCGCTCATCACCTGTTTCGAGCAACTCACCGATCGCCCCCTCACACACGACAAGCACGCCCGCATCGTCAGCTTTGCCCAATCCATCGCCGATCAGGAGATCGAACTCCTGCCCCATGTAGCCGAAACTCTGGCCGACCTTGCCACCCGTCACCGCCTCATCCTCGTCACCAAGGGCGATCCTTCCGAGCAGACCGACAAGCTGCGCCGCTCCGGTCTCGCCGCGCACTTCAGCGCCGTCGAAGTCCTTCCGGAGAAGCATCACGCCGCCTACCGCAGTCTCTCCGCGCATCACGGTTGCGAAGCCAACATCACGTGGATGATCGGCAATAGTCCCAAGTCTGACATTAACCCCGCCTTCGCCGCCGGACTGAATGCCATCTTTATCCCCCACGACCTCACCTGGGCGCTCGAGCACGAAAATATCAATCATCCCCCTGCTGGCCGCCAGTTCCTGGAACTGGCCCACTTCGCAGAGCTGACCCACCATTTCTAG
- a CDS encoding sugar phosphate isomerase/epimerase: MNHSRRDFVKTSSAALIGASLLSSTELHAQTLHLPLAIQLYSVREMLPTDYAGTLKKLSALGYREVEAAGYYNHSAAEVKQAMNDAGLNLVSSHHPSGDLHKEFDKILAFEKELGVKYIICSSPGKKDPSQGNRTPMTLDDWKWNADELNKFGEKVNAAGLKFGYHNHYPEFHKTDGVVPYDVLMSRTDPSKVVMEMDCGWVIVGGGNPIEYLRKYSTRIAMLHVKDFKKSATPFSETNRPAIAELGQGFIDYGPILQAAAKTGHIKHCFVEQEGFDMPPMQSLKVDADYMRKLGLS; this comes from the coding sequence TTGAACCATTCACGAAGAGATTTTGTTAAAACCAGCTCCGCTGCCCTCATCGGCGCTTCGCTGCTTTCCAGCACTGAGCTTCACGCACAGACGCTCCATCTGCCGCTCGCAATTCAGCTCTACTCCGTCCGAGAGATGCTACCCACCGACTACGCAGGCACGCTGAAGAAGCTAAGTGCTTTGGGCTACCGCGAGGTCGAGGCTGCCGGTTATTACAATCACAGTGCCGCAGAGGTCAAGCAGGCCATGAACGACGCCGGGTTGAACCTGGTGAGTTCGCATCATCCTTCGGGCGACCTGCATAAGGAGTTCGATAAGATTCTGGCGTTCGAGAAAGAGCTTGGCGTCAAATACATCATCTGCTCCTCTCCCGGAAAGAAAGATCCATCGCAGGGTAACCGTACGCCCATGACGCTCGACGATTGGAAATGGAATGCCGACGAATTAAACAAATTTGGAGAAAAAGTAAACGCCGCCGGCCTGAAATTCGGATACCACAACCACTACCCGGAGTTTCATAAGACCGATGGCGTCGTGCCCTACGACGTTCTCATGAGTCGCACCGACCCTTCCAAAGTTGTAATGGAGATGGATTGCGGATGGGTCATTGTCGGAGGCGGCAACCCTATCGAGTATCTTCGGAAGTATTCCACCCGCATCGCCATGCTGCATGTGAAGGACTTCAAGAAGTCTGCGACTCCCTTCTCCGAGACGAACCGACCTGCGATCGCAGAACTGGGGCAGGGCTTCATCGATTACGGTCCCATCCTGCAGGCGGCAGCGAAGACTGGACATATAAAACATTGCTTCGTCGAGCAAGAGGGCTTTGATATGCCTCCCATGCAGTCCCTGAAGGTCGATGCAGATTATATGCGCAAGTTAGGGTTGAGCTAA
- a CDS encoding ATP-binding cassette domain-containing protein, which translates to MIRVQNLVKTFGDFTAVKDISFDVGQGEIFAFLGPNGAGKTTTIKMLTTLLRPTSGTIELDGLDPTIKTKEARQRFGIVFQDPSLDAEQTAYENMDLHGVLYHVPRKLRAERIERLLKTFELWERKDSYVKTFSGGMKRRLEIARGFLHTPAILFLDEPTLGLDPQSRNQLWTHVKALNESEKTTVFLTTHYMDEADRVAHRIAIMDHGSIIAVGTSTELKQQTNTDSLEAAFLALTGSSLRDESANSTDRLRQMAKMWKR; encoded by the coding sequence ATGATTCGCGTTCAGAACCTGGTAAAGACCTTTGGCGACTTCACCGCCGTCAAAGACATCTCCTTCGACGTAGGCCAGGGCGAGATCTTCGCCTTCCTCGGCCCCAACGGCGCAGGCAAAACCACCACCATCAAGATGCTGACCACGCTGTTGCGTCCCACCAGCGGCACCATCGAACTCGACGGCCTCGACCCAACCATCAAGACTAAAGAGGCACGCCAGCGCTTCGGCATCGTCTTTCAAGACCCCAGCCTCGACGCCGAACAAACCGCCTACGAAAACATGGACCTCCACGGCGTTCTCTACCACGTCCCGCGCAAGCTCCGTGCCGAACGCATCGAGCGTCTGCTCAAGACCTTCGAGCTGTGGGAGCGCAAGGACAGCTACGTAAAAACCTTCTCTGGCGGCATGAAGCGTCGCCTCGAGATCGCCCGCGGCTTCCTGCACACGCCCGCCATTCTCTTCCTCGACGAGCCCACGCTTGGCCTCGACCCCCAGAGCCGCAACCAGCTCTGGACACACGTCAAAGCCCTCAACGAGAGCGAAAAGACCACCGTCTTTCTCACCACGCACTACATGGACGAGGCCGACCGCGTAGCTCATCGCATCGCCATCATGGACCACGGCAGCATCATCGCCGTAGGCACCTCAACGGAGCTCAAACAACAAACCAACACCGACTCTCTCGAAGCCGCCTTCCTTGCGCTCACCGGCTCGTCCCTGCGCGACGAAAGCGCCAACTCGACCGACCGCCTGCGCCAAATGGCAAAGATGTGGAAGCGGTAA
- a CDS encoding ABC transporter permease, which yields MGAIYILWLRELKRYVRSRVQIVVSLGQPCLYLLALGFGFGPVFKQAGHGSYLQFMAPGVVGMTVLFSSVFSGIAMLWDRQFGFLKETLVAPVSRLQIMVGRTLGGATVAIIQGTLILVICLIAGFRPESWTAIPFAFLFVILIAVVFAALGTGIGSILQDMQGFQLVMNFLVLPIFFLSGALYPLSNLPTAMAVIVRIDPLTYGVDGLRGALVNVWQFSAMLDISVLAAIACVFLGSGAYLFSKIEA from the coding sequence ATGGGCGCGATATATATTCTTTGGCTGCGTGAATTGAAGCGTTACGTGCGCTCGCGCGTACAGATCGTCGTGTCGCTGGGCCAGCCCTGCCTTTATCTGCTGGCGCTCGGCTTCGGCTTCGGCCCCGTCTTCAAACAGGCAGGCCACGGCAGCTATCTGCAGTTCATGGCCCCCGGCGTCGTCGGAATGACGGTGCTCTTCAGCTCCGTCTTCTCCGGCATCGCCATGCTCTGGGACCGCCAGTTCGGCTTCCTCAAAGAAACACTCGTAGCTCCCGTCTCGCGCCTGCAAATCATGGTCGGCCGCACCCTCGGCGGCGCAACCGTCGCCATCATTCAAGGGACGCTGATCCTCGTCATCTGCCTCATCGCAGGCTTCCGGCCCGAGTCATGGACCGCGATTCCCTTCGCCTTCCTCTTCGTCATCCTCATCGCCGTCGTCTTCGCCGCACTCGGCACCGGCATCGGCTCCATCCTGCAGGACATGCAGGGCTTCCAGCTAGTCATGAACTTCCTTGTGCTCCCCATTTTCTTTCTCTCTGGAGCGCTCTATCCCCTCTCCAACCTGCCCACAGCCATGGCAGTCATCGTCCGCATCGACCCGCTCACCTACGGCGTCGACGGCCTCCGTGGGGCACTCGTCAACGTATGGCAGTTCAGCGCCATGCTCGATATCTCCGTCCTCGCTGCAATAGCCTGTGTCTTCCTCGGCAGCGGCGCTTACCTCTTCTCGAAGATCGAAGCATAG
- a CDS encoding carboxypeptidase-like regulatory domain-containing protein, which translates to MHQVTVFPRSSEGPCRSTRLGIALFGIFLTFCLLFATALPGFAQASSGVTGTVTDSSGALIPGAAVIVTNVSTGQTAKTVTGSAGTYATTGLLPGRYTITVTAAGFSKAIKNEVNLEVSTNATIDMTLNAGASDTVIEVTSPLIALNTTQPELGTTIEPEVVQALPEEVSNGRGRQIDAVAFLAPGVQGSSFSKRINGGVDFQSEVVFNGIPAPQPETEGYQTGFNPPFDMVNQVKVERSTFSAQYGLAQGAVTYQMASGTNAFHGNAFYINRNEFFDAKGYFNQTTPISRENNYGFTIAGPVIIPHLYNGKDRTFFHFSLDFGKTAVSNNNIGSVPTALEKTGDFSDFVDGNGKLIPIYDPLTHAPFPGNKIPQSRFSQISQAILPSIPDPDRPGLSSNKTATPNSFPEVAHVWGFVIDHNLTPTQSLHYAQWRNSYDTTGFDNDPIVPITNILQSAKNNPALGSVFLLNYTNAVTPHLVATAGIGWIGEIGNQFNVKRGVAFPGVVASPISDVFPNITFDGQYQPTNYGTSSGWVQSINRKLGVAIVNNWLWSKGRHTLNIGGEFRRTYQDDNECQACAAQINFSQKTTAAPAGTSDFASTGSSFASFLLGEVDSTQRIFANELKLRNLSISPYIQDDIKVTQKLTVNAGLRWDIMRPFTENKNQIVYLNPTEQNPAAGNLPGEATQFGSCAGCSGVDRAAIHYKHFGPRLGFAYMVNEKTVVQGGYSLAFLDGGAYEYGTSKVAVSYGNLLQGSFNRNSTGTNTPGYGEWDGNPIPAPANGVLNPALGIGTTIRAFDPKKDGLAPYVQQWNINVQHQLPWNTFLNVAYLGNRSVHLNGQLNPISQPNPSILALGGPLLTANINDPIAVAAGIKAPYANYATDLGGSATVAHTLSPFPQYSNVYNNYDLSGAANYNGLQASLEKRFSNGLSFLTSYTLSKSMSNVDSGFTTFASLPENKYNQKAEWTVAGNDIRNNTKLSGTYELPIGPGKSFVNNRGVTGQLLGGLQVGFILSYQTGTPFGISENDNPLGCAGCFNRPNEVKSVARNTKGYGDLSFANGQSTQQVFSTNAFVSTSQSYILGNAVRNYSELRNPSFYNEDINARKKFALGEKVTFVLQMDYFNALNRTVFNNPNNNIDNTSNYGLVSAGQQNNPRQGQLSGRLTF; encoded by the coding sequence ATGCACCAAGTCACAGTCTTCCCTCGCTCAAGCGAGGGACCCTGCCGGAGCACAAGATTAGGAATTGCTCTTTTCGGCATCTTCCTGACCTTTTGTCTTCTGTTTGCGACAGCGCTCCCAGGCTTTGCACAGGCTTCGAGCGGCGTCACCGGTACAGTAACTGATAGCAGCGGAGCCCTTATTCCCGGAGCTGCGGTCATCGTGACGAACGTTAGCACCGGCCAGACCGCCAAGACCGTGACCGGTTCGGCTGGAACCTATGCGACAACAGGATTGCTTCCCGGCCGCTATACGATTACCGTCACGGCTGCAGGCTTCAGCAAGGCAATCAAGAACGAAGTCAATCTTGAGGTCAGCACCAACGCAACCATCGATATGACGCTCAACGCCGGCGCCTCCGATACGGTCATTGAGGTGACTTCACCCCTCATTGCATTGAATACGACTCAGCCCGAACTTGGCACCACGATTGAACCAGAGGTAGTACAGGCCCTCCCTGAGGAGGTATCCAACGGTCGTGGACGGCAGATCGATGCCGTTGCCTTTCTGGCACCCGGTGTCCAAGGAAGCTCCTTCTCGAAGCGCATCAACGGTGGAGTCGACTTTCAGAGTGAGGTTGTCTTTAACGGAATTCCTGCACCACAGCCAGAGACCGAAGGCTATCAGACCGGCTTCAATCCTCCCTTCGACATGGTCAACCAAGTCAAGGTGGAGCGCTCCACATTCTCCGCACAGTACGGTCTGGCGCAAGGCGCTGTGACATACCAGATGGCCTCTGGAACCAACGCCTTCCATGGCAATGCCTTCTACATCAACCGCAATGAGTTTTTCGACGCCAAGGGCTACTTCAATCAAACCACTCCCATCAGCAGAGAGAATAACTACGGCTTCACCATTGCCGGTCCAGTGATTATTCCTCACCTCTACAACGGCAAGGATCGCACCTTCTTCCATTTCTCTCTCGACTTTGGAAAAACGGCGGTATCGAACAACAACATTGGAAGCGTCCCGACGGCACTCGAAAAGACCGGCGACTTCTCCGACTTCGTCGATGGCAACGGCAAGCTGATTCCCATCTATGATCCGCTGACCCACGCTCCCTTCCCCGGCAACAAGATTCCTCAATCGCGCTTCAGTCAGATTTCCCAGGCGATCCTGCCATCCATCCCCGATCCGGACCGTCCCGGCCTCTCCAGCAACAAGACCGCTACGCCGAATTCATTTCCCGAAGTAGCCCACGTTTGGGGATTCGTCATCGATCACAACCTGACCCCCACTCAGTCGCTTCACTACGCCCAGTGGCGTAACTCGTACGACACCACCGGCTTTGACAATGATCCAATCGTTCCGATCACGAACATCCTGCAGAGCGCAAAGAACAACCCTGCACTCGGCTCGGTCTTCCTGCTCAACTACACCAACGCTGTAACGCCTCACCTTGTGGCCACGGCAGGTATTGGCTGGATCGGAGAGATCGGCAACCAGTTCAACGTGAAGCGCGGCGTCGCCTTCCCCGGCGTCGTTGCCAGCCCCATCAGCGACGTCTTCCCAAACATCACCTTCGACGGTCAATACCAGCCGACTAACTACGGCACCTCCAGTGGCTGGGTTCAGTCAATCAACCGCAAGCTCGGTGTTGCGATTGTGAATAACTGGCTCTGGTCCAAGGGCCGTCACACGCTCAACATCGGTGGCGAGTTCCGCCGCACCTACCAGGACGACAATGAGTGCCAGGCGTGCGCGGCTCAGATCAACTTCAGCCAGAAAACCACTGCCGCCCCCGCAGGAACCAGCGACTTCGCTTCCACAGGAAGTTCTTTCGCCAGCTTCCTTCTGGGAGAGGTCGACAGCACGCAGCGTATCTTCGCGAACGAACTGAAGCTGCGCAACCTTTCCATCTCGCCCTACATTCAGGATGACATCAAGGTCACACAGAAACTGACCGTCAACGCCGGCCTGCGCTGGGATATCATGCGCCCCTTCACAGAAAACAAAAACCAGATTGTCTATCTCAACCCGACCGAGCAAAACCCAGCGGCAGGTAACCTGCCAGGTGAGGCCACACAGTTTGGCTCCTGCGCAGGCTGCTCCGGTGTCGACCGTGCGGCTATCCACTATAAGCACTTTGGCCCCCGACTTGGCTTTGCCTACATGGTCAACGAAAAGACGGTGGTTCAGGGTGGTTACAGCCTGGCGTTCCTGGATGGCGGTGCTTATGAGTACGGCACCAGCAAGGTCGCCGTCAGCTATGGCAACCTGCTACAGGGCTCCTTCAACCGCAACAGCACAGGTACCAACACACCCGGCTATGGTGAGTGGGACGGAAACCCCATCCCAGCACCCGCCAATGGCGTGCTGAACCCTGCGCTCGGTATCGGAACCACAATTCGCGCCTTTGACCCCAAGAAGGATGGTTTGGCGCCATACGTTCAGCAGTGGAACATCAACGTTCAGCACCAGCTTCCTTGGAATACGTTCCTTAATGTGGCTTATCTCGGAAACCGCTCTGTGCATCTCAACGGACAGTTGAATCCAATCAGCCAGCCTAATCCGTCTATCCTCGCTCTGGGTGGTCCCCTCCTGACTGCAAACATCAATGATCCTATTGCTGTAGCAGCCGGTATCAAGGCTCCTTATGCGAACTATGCGACGGATCTCGGCGGATCAGCTACCGTTGCCCATACCCTCTCGCCCTTCCCTCAGTACTCGAACGTGTACAACAACTACGACCTGAGCGGAGCAGCGAACTACAACGGTCTGCAGGCCAGCCTTGAGAAGCGTTTCTCGAACGGCCTGTCATTCCTTACCTCGTACACCTTGTCGAAGTCCATGTCGAACGTCGACAGTGGCTTTACAACCTTCGCTTCCCTGCCTGAAAACAAGTACAACCAGAAGGCCGAGTGGACGGTTGCGGGAAATGATATCCGCAACAATACCAAGCTTTCCGGAACCTACGAGCTTCCCATCGGACCAGGTAAATCCTTTGTCAACAATCGGGGAGTTACTGGACAGCTTCTCGGTGGCCTCCAGGTTGGCTTCATTCTGTCCTACCAGACGGGAACCCCGTTTGGTATCTCAGAAAACGACAACCCACTCGGATGCGCCGGTTGCTTCAATCGCCCGAACGAAGTCAAATCGGTGGCACGTAACACCAAGGGCTATGGCGATCTGTCCTTTGCAAATGGCCAAAGCACCCAGCAGGTGTTCTCAACAAATGCCTTCGTCAGCACCAGCCAGAGCTACATTCTCGGTAACGCAGTTCGCAACTATAGCGAACTGCGCAACCCCAGCTTCTATAACGAAGACATCAATGCGCGCAAGAAGTTTGCACTTGGAGAAAAGGTCACCTTCGTTCTCCAGATGGACTACTTCAATGCTTTGAATCGCACCGTCTTCAATAACCCAAACAACAACATCGACAACACGTCGAACTACGGACTGGTCAGTGCCGGCCAGCAAAACAATCCACGCCAAGGGCAGCTTAGCGGACGACTCACCTTCTAA